The Salvia miltiorrhiza cultivar Shanhuang (shh) chromosome 1, IMPLAD_Smil_shh, whole genome shotgun sequence genome has a window encoding:
- the LOC131000752 gene encoding germin-like protein subfamily 1 member 11 codes for MLICSSHIALFNFICVSFAFDTRPLLDFCVAVPTGNACKDPETVTADDFFLSGLDRPGSFNAYGLAFVIATATTVPGFNTLGLTCARVEFARNGYFPPHTHPRASETFYIEEGMIEVGFVTTYPEYKYYSKVLNKGDVYIVPVGLVHTVRNVAKTKSVMLASFNSQNPGFVFIPDNVFAAKPAINTTYLARAFKLDEYTVRALQTKPWL; via the exons ATGCTAATTTGTTCATCACATATAGCCCTCTTCAATTTCATTTGCGTCTCCTTTGCCTTCGACACTCGTCCTCTGCTAGATTTCTGCGTTGCAGTTCCCACGGGAAATG CATGCAAGGACCCAGAAACAGTTACTGCCGACGACTTCTTCCTCAGTGGTCTAGATCGGCCCGGAAGCTTTAACGCATACGGCCTCGCCTTCGTCATTGCGACCGCAACCACTGTGCCGGGGTTCAACACTCTGGGCTTGACATGTGCGCGCGTGGAGTTTGCGCGGAATGGCTACTTCCCGCCGCACACTCACCCTAGAGCGTCGGAGACCTTCTATATTGAGGAAGGTATGATCGAGGTCGGGTTTGTAACCACGTACCCAGAATACAAATATTACAGCAAAGTTTTGAACAAAGGTGACGTCTATATTGTCCCTGTCGGGCTCGTCCACACCGTGCGAAATGTAGCAAAAACAAAGAGTGTTATGCTTGCGTCGTTTAACAGCCAGAATCCCGGCTTTGTTTTTATTCCCGACAATGTTTTCGCAGCGAAGCCAGCCATCAACACAACTTATCTGGCCAGAGCGTTTAAGCTGGACGAGTACACTGTGAGAGCTTTGCAGACAAAGCCGTGGCTTTAA
- the LOC131000678 gene encoding putative germin-like protein 2-1 produces MANNVVLLSLLLGALCLGFLASALEPSPLQDFCVADDTASARVNGHVCKNPGSVGAEDFSFSGLHMPGNTSNPNGSRVTSVTVAQLPGLNTLGISMVRIDYAPWGINPPHTHPRATEVLTVIEGSLEVGFVTSNPDNSLITKTLQKGDVFVFPIGLVHFQRNVGTKNAVAIAALSSQNPGVITIANAVFGSKPEISSDILAKAFQVELSVVQKLQAKF; encoded by the exons ATGGCTAACAACGTAGTTTTATTAAGCCTGCTACTGGGAGCCCTGTGTCTTGGCTTCCTGGCATCTGCCTTGGAACCTAGTCCTTTGCAAGATTTTTGTGTAGCTGATGACACTGCCTCAG CAAGAGTGAATGGGCATGTCTGCAAGAACCCTGGATCAGTTGGCGCTGAGGATTTCTCCTTTAGCGGCCTGCATATGCCCGGCAACACCTCCAACCCTAACGGCTCGAGGGTGACCTCGGTCACTGTTGCCCAGTTGCCGGGGCTCAACACCCTCGGAATCTCCATGGTGCGCATTGACTACGCCCCGTGGGGAATCAACCCTCCCCACACTCACCCCAGAGCCACTGAGGTCTTGACCGTCATCGAGGGCTCACTTGAAGTAGGGTTTGTGACCTCCAATCCCGACAATAGCCTCATCACCAAGACCCTTCAGAAGGGAGATGTTTTCGTGTTCCCGATTGGACTCGTTCACTTCCAGCGCAATGTGGGGACTAAAAATGCAGTTGCTATAGCCGCATTGAGCAGCCAGAACCCTGGGGTCATCACCATTGCTAATGCAGTTTTTGGGTCGAAGCCCGAAATTAGTAGTGATATTCTTGCCAAGGCCTTCCAGGTCGAGCTGAGCGTTGTGCAGAAGTTGCAGGCTAAATTTTAG